A genomic region of Runella rosea contains the following coding sequences:
- a CDS encoding DUF1156 domain-containing protein has translation MTAPKKLIEVAMPIKEISAESVRDKSIRHGHISTLHLWWARRPLPVCRAVVFASLVPDPLDPNCPQAFRDSVEILLGKENNPGDPYAPYKDIPWTAVFDPMEDSLRNRLQMFIGKFTEDMQQALLHSRPSPAAGKQLSDASLIKWDNKNNEAIINKARKLIFVAHNSLQASAGSNPKSADELLKEFEELYSAVKNTETELYSLSDRHLETDTSKQLTVALNQAIESFLDRMPKVFDPFAGGGAIPLEAARLGCRTYGNDINPVAHIIQKGSLEFPQKYGKPITYSKSEFENLYGRDELKKWCKENGKHPDTENLKIEIPNRLSFDVEFYAKKLINNTENEIGHLYPADEKGNKPIAYYWTRIATCSNPSCRAEVPLLRQFYLVNKPDKKYYLSPTILDKKIDFEIAEGSCEVEGFVSKGNLLCPCCKSITDVKSIRAEIENGSRKVRLIAVIYDTPEGKRYRLPTELEQNIITPEIPLPSELLPKALTGGSIMSWGYKTWGEMFTSRQLYALQTLIQNLNLLKQELLYIEESYRKAIITYLAILIDRGTAISTSFGRWDVSREGIQSPFSKQAIPMMFDYPEGYLLGNNMGSLLNQLDWITRYIESENDYPFSVELKNASSGDKSQFSDKHLTAVITDPPYYDAIAYADLSDFFYVWLKRMLNDIYPLNFATPQTPKSEECTALKHHHNNNKNEAKQHFEDKLTQIFDAIEHQTSEIVSIMFAHQSTEAWTTLCNSILGARMNITGSWPMDTEMANRSLGLSSSALGSSVTVSCKPAQSRGYGDYKEVKKAVEKTVAKEVTELYKLGFRGADLLTACFGQAVSEFGQYNKVEKADGTEVTVAELLELARESAFNALLKGFDGDDFTKFYIGWLQLYGFAESEFDDAAKFSRVGLTINVNELFTEHLLIKKGNKQTLGNYQERIAINKRLGENKTDTLIDQVHRAMHLYAGANRSPLLAHIAAVADSPESAFWRVVTSLLELLPAGCNDHKQATGLLSNRDSLIRESKQASENKVIQGNLFG, from the coding sequence ATGACCGCCCCTAAAAAACTCATAGAAGTAGCCATGCCGATCAAAGAAATATCGGCGGAAAGTGTAAGAGATAAATCAATTCGGCATGGGCATATCAGTACGCTGCACCTGTGGTGGGCACGCCGACCGCTGCCGGTGTGTCGGGCGGTAGTGTTTGCCAGCTTGGTACCTGATCCGCTTGACCCTAATTGCCCACAGGCGTTCCGTGATTCGGTAGAAATACTGCTTGGAAAAGAAAACAACCCCGGCGACCCGTATGCGCCTTACAAAGACATCCCGTGGACGGCCGTTTTTGACCCCATGGAAGACAGCCTCCGAAACCGCCTGCAAATGTTCATTGGGAAGTTTACGGAAGATATGCAGCAGGCGTTGCTTCATAGCCGACCCTCGCCTGCGGCCGGTAAACAACTCAGCGACGCCAGTCTCATCAAATGGGATAACAAAAACAACGAAGCCATCATCAACAAAGCCCGAAAACTCATTTTTGTCGCTCATAACAGTTTACAGGCATCTGCCGGCAGTAACCCAAAAAGCGCTGATGAATTGCTAAAAGAGTTTGAGGAATTATACAGCGCCGTTAAAAATACTGAAACAGAACTTTACAGCCTGTCTGACCGCCATCTTGAAACCGACACCTCCAAACAATTAACGGTTGCCCTCAATCAAGCCATTGAATCTTTCCTCGACCGGATGCCTAAGGTTTTCGACCCTTTTGCGGGTGGCGGGGCCATTCCGCTTGAAGCGGCTCGATTGGGTTGCCGAACATACGGCAACGACATCAATCCCGTAGCGCATATCATCCAAAAAGGCAGTTTGGAATTCCCTCAGAAATACGGCAAACCAATCACATACAGTAAAAGTGAATTTGAAAATTTATATGGGAGGGATGAATTAAAAAAATGGTGCAAAGAAAACGGCAAACACCCTGATACTGAGAACTTAAAAATAGAAATACCTAACCGTTTAAGCTTTGATGTAGAATTTTATGCAAAGAAATTAATAAACAATACTGAAAACGAAATAGGCCACCTTTACCCTGCTGATGAAAAAGGTAATAAGCCCATTGCTTATTATTGGACTCGTATCGCCACTTGCAGCAACCCATCTTGTAGGGCAGAAGTACCATTACTTAGACAATTTTATTTAGTTAATAAACCAGATAAAAAGTACTATTTGTCTCCAACTATATTAGATAAAAAAATTGATTTTGAAATAGCTGAAGGAAGTTGTGAGGTAGAAGGCTTTGTATCTAAAGGTAATTTATTGTGCCCATGTTGTAAAAGTATTACAGATGTTAAATCAATAAGAGCAGAAATTGAAAATGGAAGTCGAAAAGTCAGATTGATTGCTGTAATATATGATACACCTGAAGGTAAAAGATATAGATTACCAACTGAGTTAGAACAAAATATAATTACTCCAGAGATACCATTACCTTCTGAACTTTTACCAAAAGCATTGACAGGTGGATCAATCATGTCTTGGGGCTATAAAACTTGGGGAGAGATGTTCACTTCTCGCCAACTATATGCTTTACAAACCCTTATTCAAAACCTAAACTTACTTAAACAGGAATTATTATACATTGAAGAAAGCTATAGAAAAGCTATTATTACATATTTAGCAATTTTAATAGATAGAGGGACTGCAATTTCCACTTCCTTTGGTAGATGGGACGTATCAAGGGAGGGGATTCAAAGCCCATTTTCTAAACAAGCTATTCCAATGATGTTCGATTATCCAGAAGGCTATCTTTTGGGCAATAATATGGGGAGTTTATTAAATCAATTGGATTGGATAACCAGATATATTGAATCTGAAAATGATTATCCATTTTCTGTCGAATTAAAAAATGCCAGTAGTGGTGACAAATCTCAGTTTTCTGACAAACATTTAACGGCAGTTATTACTGATCCACCCTATTACGACGCAATCGCATACGCTGATTTATCTGATTTTTTCTATGTATGGTTAAAACGTATGTTAAATGATATTTATCCCTTGAATTTTGCGACCCCTCAGACCCCTAAAAGTGAAGAATGCACAGCTTTAAAACATCATCATAATAATAACAAAAATGAGGCTAAACAACATTTTGAAGATAAATTGACACAAATATTTGATGCTATTGAACACCAAACTTCAGAAATTGTCAGTATCATGTTTGCTCATCAAAGTACGGAAGCTTGGACAACCCTCTGTAATTCTATACTTGGTGCCAGAATGAATATTACGGGAAGTTGGCCAATGGATACAGAAATGGCGAATAGAAGTTTAGGATTATCAAGTTCTGCATTAGGTTCATCCGTAACTGTTTCATGTAAACCCGCTCAAAGCAGAGGATACGGAGATTACAAAGAAGTGAAAAAAGCAGTAGAAAAAACTGTAGCTAAAGAAGTCACGGAGTTATATAAGTTGGGTTTTCGAGGTGCTGATTTGCTCACTGCATGTTTTGGGCAAGCAGTCAGTGAGTTTGGCCAATACAATAAAGTAGAAAAAGCCGATGGGACCGAAGTAACAGTAGCCGAATTGTTGGAATTAGCCCGTGAAAGTGCTTTTAATGCCCTTCTTAAAGGTTTTGATGGGGATGATTTTACCAAATTTTACATTGGTTGGCTCCAACTCTATGGCTTTGCCGAAAGTGAGTTTGACGATGCCGCCAAATTCAGCCGGGTGGGCTTGACTATCAATGTCAATGAGCTCTTTACCGAGCATTTATTGATCAAAAAAGGCAACAAGCAAACCCTTGGTAATTATCAGGAACGGATAGCCATCAACAAACGCCTGGGGGAAAATAAAACCGATACTCTCATCGACCAGGTACACCGCGCCATGCACCTGTATGCCGGGGCCAATCGCAGTCCTTTACTGGCTCATATTGCCGCCGTAGCTGACAGCCCCGAATCGGCTTTTTGGCGCGTTGTCACTTCCTTATTGGAATTACTGCCCGCCGGTTGCAATGACCACAAACAGGCTACCGGCTTACTGAGCAACCGCGACAGTCTCATTCGAGAAAGCAAGCAGGCCTCTGAGAATAAAGTGATACAAGGAAATTTATTTGGATAA
- a CDS encoding helicase-related protein, translating to MPIQPGQIVKNLIPSEAVTVNQIQPLGSMVSLKFTGVNSKRANTKVISKGEFEALEVLAEEGTFNFKGDPTKFALFAEAERINSAYQFDPLFAVNCSIVDPLPHQVEAVYKFLLPMPKIRFLLADDTGAGKTIMTGLLIKELMMRGLAERILIITPGGLTKQWQEDEMGVKFNIPFTLVNRSLFSSDPTIFHTAQRVVSSIDFMCREDVLNVAGNSHWDLVVFDECHKLSAYDYGSKIYLSQRYKAAQVLSQQCEHILLLTATPHRGRKDTFKKLLQLLDEDIFATDEIASTRIKELEHNGINKFFIRRLKEDMKDWQGNPLFKSRYTKTVAYQLTAEEKELYEAVTRYLSKKKEEATETKNIHVSLALTVMQRRLVSSIYAIKNTLERRWKALQGIVDEVNKNPNLWNQRHKLEGFDVGNIEEFEELEDDERDALENILSDPRKFKLFTTAKSLGEIQLEAIEVKKLFEMAQTLYNRKQEEKKFQELQELLKSNGVLDKGEKLVIFTEHKDTLLYLEERLTKSGGYKVVTIHGGKMVDERREAQWSFAKPDTQILIATDAAGEGINLQFCRLLINWDIPWNPNRLEQRMGRIHRYGQKQDVLVFNMVASNTKEGKVLERLLTKLDIIREGIGDDRVYDVIQDVLEGVGLDDIINSVFNGKETDLDRFLAQEDEVLKIRFTEKIKEQKAKLAHSTIDFKDARILKENSDEKRLQPIYIRLFFEKAFKSLGGVFTELRPSIYRIDKMPDAVVTELRDRHKIHFDALKSIQFCFDKQVFLDYQNLGDLGKVHYINPGNPVFDSLVKAVRNLYREDMIKGTILVSPDDKEDYFAFFVKSQIVDNRPGYQEDSIADERLVMVHQANNGEFQITSPAKFLDLHAPTDFTKPIEPPTVISTDEVIQWSFEKITVPQFDDTKDHVLKDAADRKKYLESAFTRVIMDLQIAIQELQTKVLLGDTKVQEKILKKQERINELIHKKESRLASLELMAQLSPKAPEVLGCAYVVPLTQLEYKGHYGMSRDDEAEAIAMKTAMDYESSVGWKPVDVSANNEGYDIKSISSEELKRYIEVKGRSGSDGSVMLSENEMNRLAQLGDAAWLYIVMNCKSEPKLYRIQNPAKALTFELKSKGVQYFLPMNEWKSKLHSYTSTIV from the coding sequence ATGCCTATACAACCCGGACAAATTGTTAAAAATCTGATTCCTTCCGAAGCAGTTACGGTTAATCAAATACAGCCACTGGGTTCGATGGTTTCCCTGAAATTTACGGGTGTCAACTCCAAGCGTGCCAATACCAAAGTTATTTCAAAAGGGGAATTTGAAGCATTAGAGGTTTTAGCGGAAGAAGGAACCTTCAATTTTAAGGGCGATCCCACAAAGTTTGCCCTGTTCGCGGAAGCAGAACGAATTAATTCCGCTTATCAATTTGACCCTTTATTTGCCGTTAATTGCAGTATTGTGGACCCTTTGCCGCATCAGGTGGAAGCTGTTTACAAGTTTCTCCTGCCTATGCCCAAAATTCGTTTTCTGTTGGCCGATGATACCGGTGCAGGGAAAACGATTATGACAGGACTTCTTATCAAAGAATTGATGATGAGAGGGTTGGCAGAAAGGATTTTAATTATTACCCCCGGTGGTCTTACCAAACAATGGCAGGAAGATGAAATGGGCGTAAAATTCAATATTCCTTTTACGCTGGTAAACAGAAGTCTTTTTTCTTCTGACCCTACCATTTTCCATACCGCGCAGAGGGTAGTCAGTTCCATTGATTTTATGTGCCGCGAAGATGTCCTCAATGTTGCCGGCAACTCTCATTGGGATTTGGTGGTATTTGATGAGTGCCATAAACTCTCTGCCTACGACTATGGCAGTAAAATATACCTCTCGCAGCGCTATAAGGCAGCGCAGGTTTTATCACAGCAATGTGAGCACATTTTGCTGCTCACCGCTACACCTCACCGGGGCAGAAAGGATACTTTCAAAAAGCTTTTGCAACTTTTGGATGAAGATATTTTTGCCACAGATGAAATAGCTTCTACCCGAATCAAAGAGCTGGAACACAATGGGATAAACAAGTTCTTCATTCGTCGTTTAAAAGAAGATATGAAGGATTGGCAGGGTAATCCTCTGTTCAAGAGTCGTTATACAAAAACGGTTGCCTACCAACTTACTGCTGAAGAAAAAGAGCTCTACGAAGCCGTAACCCGATACCTGAGCAAGAAAAAAGAAGAAGCCACCGAGACCAAAAACATCCACGTTTCTTTGGCTTTAACAGTCATGCAGCGCCGATTGGTAAGTTCTATCTACGCCATTAAAAATACGCTGGAAAGAAGATGGAAAGCCTTACAGGGCATTGTAGATGAGGTCAATAAAAACCCCAACCTTTGGAATCAACGCCACAAGCTGGAGGGCTTTGATGTGGGCAACATTGAAGAATTTGAAGAACTGGAGGATGATGAAAGAGACGCGCTGGAAAATATCCTCTCCGACCCTCGTAAATTTAAGCTCTTTACTACTGCTAAGAGCCTGGGAGAGATACAACTGGAAGCCATCGAAGTTAAAAAGTTGTTTGAGATGGCTCAGACGCTTTATAATCGAAAGCAGGAAGAGAAGAAATTTCAGGAATTACAGGAGCTGCTTAAATCCAACGGTGTACTGGATAAAGGAGAAAAGCTGGTCATCTTCACCGAACACAAAGATACGTTGCTGTATTTGGAAGAACGTCTTACCAAAAGCGGTGGCTATAAAGTCGTTACCATTCACGGAGGTAAAATGGTGGACGAACGCCGGGAAGCTCAGTGGAGCTTTGCTAAGCCTGATACCCAAATTCTGATCGCGACCGATGCCGCCGGTGAAGGGATCAACCTGCAATTCTGCCGTTTGCTGATCAATTGGGACATTCCATGGAACCCCAACCGATTGGAGCAGCGCATGGGTAGAATTCATCGCTATGGCCAAAAACAGGATGTACTGGTTTTTAACATGGTGGCAAGCAATACCAAAGAAGGAAAAGTACTGGAACGCCTGTTAACCAAATTGGACATTATTCGGGAAGGTATCGGTGACGACCGCGTGTATGACGTCATTCAGGATGTACTGGAAGGCGTTGGCTTGGATGATATTATCAACTCCGTTTTCAACGGCAAAGAAACCGACTTGGATAGGTTTTTGGCTCAGGAAGATGAAGTGTTGAAAATCAGGTTTACTGAAAAAATAAAGGAACAAAAAGCCAAGTTGGCCCACAGCACCATTGACTTTAAAGATGCCCGAATTTTGAAAGAAAATTCAGACGAAAAGCGTCTCCAGCCCATTTACATTCGTCTGTTTTTTGAAAAAGCCTTCAAAAGCCTGGGCGGAGTTTTTACGGAATTGAGACCGTCCATTTACCGGATTGACAAAATGCCGGATGCCGTCGTTACTGAACTGCGGGACAGGCATAAAATTCACTTTGATGCGCTTAAATCCATTCAATTTTGCTTCGATAAACAGGTATTTCTTGATTATCAGAATCTTGGAGACTTGGGAAAGGTCCATTATATAAACCCCGGCAACCCTGTTTTTGACAGTTTGGTCAAAGCAGTTCGTAATCTGTACCGGGAAGATATGATCAAAGGGACCATCCTTGTTTCTCCCGATGACAAAGAAGATTACTTTGCCTTTTTTGTAAAAAGCCAAATTGTAGATAATCGGCCCGGTTATCAGGAAGACAGTATTGCCGATGAACGATTAGTAATGGTACATCAAGCCAATAATGGTGAATTTCAAATCACTTCGCCGGCAAAATTTCTTGATTTGCACGCACCGACCGATTTTACCAAACCCATTGAGCCTCCTACTGTCATCAGTACGGATGAAGTGATTCAATGGAGTTTTGAAAAAATTACGGTCCCACAATTTGACGATACCAAAGACCATGTGTTGAAAGACGCAGCCGACCGTAAAAAATACCTTGAATCGGCTTTTACGAGGGTCATCATGGACTTGCAGATTGCCATTCAGGAGCTGCAAACGAAGGTATTGTTGGGTGATACCAAAGTGCAGGAAAAGATCTTGAAAAAACAGGAGCGCATTAATGAACTCATTCATAAGAAGGAAAGCCGTTTGGCAAGTCTGGAACTGATGGCCCAACTCAGCCCCAAGGCTCCGGAAGTATTGGGCTGTGCTTATGTGGTACCGCTTACCCAACTGGAATACAAGGGCCATTACGGGATGAGCCGGGATGATGAAGCCGAGGCAATTGCGATGAAAACGGCTATGGACTACGAAAGCAGCGTAGGCTGGAAACCGGTGGATGTGAGTGCCAATAACGAAGGCTACGACATAAAAAGCATCAGCTCCGAAGAACTCAAACGATACATCGAAGTAAAAGGGCGAAGTGGCTCGGATGGCAGTGTGATGCTTTCAGAAAATGAAATGAACCGGTTGGCCCAACTCGGTGATGCGGCTTGGCTGTATATCGTGATGAATTGTAAAAGCGAACCCAAACTATACCGCATTCAGAATCCTGCCAAGGCGTTGACTTTTGAACTAAAATCTAAGGGTGTACAGTACTTTTTACCCATGAACGAGTGGAAATCAAAGTTACACTCTTATACCTCAACCATTGTATGA
- a CDS encoding nucleotidyl transferase AbiEii/AbiGii toxin family protein yields the protein MNLHENKRLFRNLAQQMADVLRIPAIYVEKDYWVTYALRAVFSHVIGQDTVFKGGTALSKCYQMIERFSEDIDLVVMRHEGESDNKLKTKLKTIGKVVSEGLPEIEVPNITQKMGMNRKTAHTYAKEFEGGYGQVRDSIIIEATWLGYYEPFTTRPMNSMIGEMLLANNQAALAEQYGLLPFEVRVLEPTRTLCEKIMSLVRFSYGENPIEDLKQKIRHTYDLHQLLQQAEFSRFFQSPAFYEMLLKVATDDVKSFRNNNRWLAHHPRESLIFSEPDKVWVKLSEVYQGEFKNLVYGKLPAAEAVLNTLKMISERLTTIKWTIEIDSNV from the coding sequence ATGAACCTTCACGAAAACAAAAGACTGTTTAGGAATTTGGCCCAGCAAATGGCCGATGTGCTGCGCATTCCTGCCATTTATGTTGAAAAAGACTATTGGGTAACCTATGCGCTGCGAGCGGTTTTCAGTCATGTCATTGGCCAAGATACCGTCTTTAAAGGCGGTACGGCCCTGTCAAAATGCTATCAAATGATAGAACGTTTTTCGGAAGACATTGACTTGGTGGTGATGCGGCACGAAGGGGAAAGCGATAACAAGCTCAAAACCAAGTTGAAAACCATTGGAAAAGTGGTGAGCGAAGGGCTCCCCGAAATAGAAGTTCCGAACATCACACAAAAAATGGGGATGAACCGAAAAACAGCGCACACCTACGCAAAAGAATTTGAGGGTGGATATGGACAAGTCAGAGATTCCATTATCATCGAGGCTACTTGGCTGGGCTACTACGAGCCGTTTACTACCCGCCCTATGAACTCCATGATTGGGGAAATGCTGTTGGCCAACAATCAGGCTGCTTTAGCCGAGCAGTATGGACTTTTGCCTTTTGAGGTACGGGTATTGGAACCTACCCGCACGCTTTGCGAAAAAATCATGAGCCTGGTTCGATTTTCGTACGGAGAGAACCCCATTGAAGATTTGAAACAAAAAATCAGGCATACTTACGATTTGCACCAATTACTACAACAGGCAGAGTTTAGCCGTTTTTTTCAGTCACCGGCCTTTTATGAAATGTTGCTGAAAGTAGCCACGGATGATGTAAAAAGTTTCCGCAACAATAACCGATGGCTGGCGCACCATCCCCGGGAGAGCTTGATATTCAGTGAACCAGACAAAGTATGGGTTAAACTAAGCGAAGTATATCAGGGTGAGTTCAAAAACTTAGTATATGGCAAGTTGCCGGCCGCCGAAGCCGTGCTCAACACGCTGAAAATGATCAGCGAACGACTCACAACCATAAAATGGACGATTGAAATAGACTCTAACGTATGA
- a CDS encoding DUF6088 family protein, with translation MKVSEYISFVIDRLPKGYVFTYMDLGVEVNKKEAVIKSLNRMVVKGKIAKLSKGKYFKPETTPLGPVQPSQRQVVKDLLEEDGKVIGYLTGYSIYNQLGLTTQVSNTIQIGQNHPRAAFQRERYTITFITQKNIITKDNIPLLQILDAIRYIKKIPDARIEQSCRRFLSILKSLSERDTTTIIRLALKYPPATRALLGAMTDELQWTNLAEPLYKSLNPLTKYPLTGAKKALSTTEKWNIE, from the coding sequence ATGAAAGTATCTGAATATATATCGTTTGTGATAGACCGACTGCCTAAAGGGTATGTATTCACCTATATGGATTTAGGTGTAGAAGTCAATAAAAAAGAAGCCGTTATCAAATCCCTAAATCGGATGGTGGTAAAGGGCAAAATTGCCAAGTTATCCAAAGGCAAATACTTCAAGCCGGAGACTACGCCCTTGGGGCCGGTGCAACCTTCCCAAAGACAGGTAGTGAAAGATCTGTTGGAAGAAGACGGTAAGGTCATCGGGTACCTGACAGGCTACAGCATCTACAATCAGCTGGGTTTGACCACCCAAGTGAGTAACACCATCCAAATTGGCCAAAATCACCCTCGTGCCGCTTTTCAGCGTGAGCGTTATACCATAACCTTTATCACGCAAAAGAATATCATTACTAAGGACAACATCCCGCTGTTACAAATTCTGGATGCGATTCGATACATCAAAAAAATACCTGATGCCCGCATAGAGCAGTCTTGTCGACGGTTTTTGTCCATTCTTAAATCCCTCTCCGAAAGAGACACCACGACCATCATTCGATTGGCCCTCAAATATCCTCCGGCTACCCGGGCACTTTTGGGTGCTATGACGGATGAATTACAATGGACAAACCTCGCCGAGCCTTTGTATAAATCGCTGAATCCCTTGACCAAATACCCATTGACCGGAGCGAAAAAAGCACTATCGACCACCGAAAAATGGAATATCGAATGA